One genomic segment of Erythrolamprus reginae isolate rEryReg1 chromosome 2, rEryReg1.hap1, whole genome shotgun sequence includes these proteins:
- the LOC139159406 gene encoding tigger transposable element-derived protein 1-like, with protein sequence MAPKKAAEKKKKVMIPIEAKQEIINLHEKGTRVVDLARKFQRSTSTICTILKQKDILKGVKPAKGATIISQLRTSVHEEMERLLLIWIKEKELAGDTITEAVISEKARAIFFDLKSNEPSSSGDPDEFKIFNCDETGLFWKKMPRRTFITAEEKSLPGHKPMKDRLTLALCANASGDCKVKPLLVYHSENPRAFKTHKILKERLHVLWRSNARAWVTRQFFVDWVNLAFGPTVKEYLLANELPLQALLLLDNAPGHPPALQDDILEEFQFVKVVFLPPNTTSILQPMDQQVIANFKKLYTKHLFRRCFDVTENTNLTLREFWKDHFNIVSCLNIIDLAWQEVSRRNLNSAWKKLWSAAVAPRDSVETEDITETDTPLEEIVSLGKCMGLQVDEGDINELVEEHEEPLSTEDLKALHEMQQMEMTQEMSSSEEEMQELPKAIPTSEIKVMLAQWENVVSFVEKHHPEKVATSRSAALFSDTSLTHFRNILKSRQKQMSLDTFFTKRAAPKIDRIRLKFVVILYISLT encoded by the exons ATGGCTCCAAAAAAGGccgctgagaagaagaagaaggtgatgaTACCCATAGAAGCGAAGCAGGAGATCATCAATTTGCACGAAAAAGGGACTCGTGTTGTTGACCTTGCGAGGAAGTTCCAACGCAGCACATCCACCATCTGTACAATCCTGAAGCAGAAGGACATCCTTAAAGGTGTTAAACCAGCAAAAGGTGCGACAATAATTTCCCAACTCAGGACGTCTGTtcatgaagagatggagaggttattgttaatttggataaaagaaaaggagctggcCGGAGATACAATAACAGAGGCGGTCATCAGCGAGAAGGCTCGTGCGATATTCTTCGATCTGAAGAGCAATGAACCATCCTCGTCGGGAGATCCAGATGAGTTCAAG atctttaactgtgatgagactgggctgttttggaagaaaatgccccGTAGGACTTTCATTACTGCCGAGGAAAAGAGCCTGCCAGGACATAAGCCCATGAAGGACCGTCTAACCCTTGCATTGTGTGCAAATGCGTCGGGTGACTGCAAAGTGAAGCCACTTCTCGTGTACCATTCGGAGAATCCTCGCGCGTTCAAGACGCACAAAATCCTGAAGGAAAGACTCCATGTCCTGTGGCGCTCCAATGCAAGGGCATGGGTAACGAGGCAGTTCTTTGTGGACTGGGTAAATCTTGCTTTTGGTCCTACGGTGAAGGAATATCTTTTGGCTAATGAACTCCCCCTACAAGCCTTACTGCTGCTCGACAATGCTCCAGGCCACCCACCTGCTCTTCAAGACGACATCCTTGAAGAATTTCAATTTGTGAAGgttgtctttctcccacccaacacgacttcaatcctgcaaccaatggatcagcaGGTCATAGCCAACTTCAAGAAGCTGTACACGAAGCATCTGTTCCGCCGATGTTTCGATGTAACAGAGAACACCAACTTGACACTGCGTGAGTTTTGGAAGGATCATTTCAACATCGTTTCTTGCCTTAACATCATTGACCTTGCCTGGCAAGAAGTGTCAAGGCGAAACTTGAACTCGGCGTGGAAGAAGTTGTGGTCTGCTGCTGTTGCACCAAGGGACTCTGTTGAGACCGAGGACATCACCGAGACTGACACCCCATTGGAGGAGATTGTGTCACTCGGTAAGTGTATGGGTCTGCAGGTAGACGAGGGTGACATCAATGAGCTTGTCGAAGAGCATGAAGAACCGCTCTCTACAGAGGACCTGAAGGCGCTCCATGAGATGCAACAGATGGAGATGACCCAAGAGATGAGCAGCAGTGAGGAAGAGATGCAGGAACTACCGAAAGCCATTCCTACCAGTGAGATAAAAGTGATGCTAGCACAATGGGAGAACGTTGTCAGTTTTGTGGAAAAACATCACCCAGAGAAAGTAGCCACGAGTCGTTCAGCAGCACTTTTCAGTGACACCTCATTGACTCACTTTCGgaacattttgaaaagcaggcaaaagcagatgtcattggacacattttttacaaaaagagctgctccaa AAATTGACCGAATACGTTTGAAATTTGTAGTGATTCTCTACATAtcgctaacataa